A portion of the Mytilus galloprovincialis chromosome 12, xbMytGall1.hap1.1, whole genome shotgun sequence genome contains these proteins:
- the LOC143054567 gene encoding uncharacterized protein LOC143054567 isoform X5, which translates to MSDLVPKEYLRLFKCLLDTAAGIVCAFTHDKLLSSYEGSFQKYLEDKKHFFFHQWQGTQSPCCDCSSDGCTFQMICAMESWMFKILFMETTMGKTSHILKHGEGKQQKCIHKYAALNIKIDNLDICPLNYILRTTCILSTQEQAALELIEEKRNTLCQAWSAKCLSTAQLSNIWNDLERSILCLTNPYLVKIITDQITVIKSCDITMEEITEFTQKISRMNKVLEYRESSSGNDYDNVMVMDHTIGKISDRNDPAVEEVDKTVKIETLEIPAPVKGDKKKCEENRESSSCNKYDNVTEWTKHIGEIADRGDPTLKEVNKPVTKAPHGILTIVNKDQSKCEEYIELSPGHKYDNVTDWTKHIGEISDRDDTALREVDKTGNIGAHGKRKTVSEQQRKFDEVRHLIEDSIAELFESSVPRKDVGLHPERVFNREYFSRKTMTMRNKRLVIMKPVISFDI; encoded by the exons ATGAGTGACCTTGTACCCAAAGAATATCTGCGGCTCTTCAAATGTTTACTTGATACAGCAGCAGGGATCGTGTGTGCATTCACCCATGACAAACTTCTATCAAGTTATGAGGGAAGTTTCCAAAAATATCTTGAAGACAAAAAACATTTCTTCTTTCATCAATGGCAGGGAACACAATCTCCTTGTTGTGATTGTTCATCTGATGGATgtacatttcaaatgatttgtgcAATGGAAAGTTGGATGTTCAAAATTTTGTTCATGGAGACCACCATGGGAAAGACGAGTCACATTTTAAAACATGGAGAGGGAAAACAGCAGAAATGTATTCATAAATATGCAGCCTTAAACATTAAAATCGATAACTTAGATATATGTCCACTGAATTACATTTTACGAACTACATGCATTTTGTCAACACAAGAACAGGCTGCCTTGGAATTGATCGAGGAAAAAAGAAATACCTTATGCCAAGCTTGGTCAGCCAAATGTTTGTCTACAGCTCAACTATCAAATATATGGAACGACCTGGAAAGATCTATTCTGTGTTTAACAAATCCATATCTAGTGAAAATTATAACAGATCAAATTACAGTCATCAAATCATGCGATATTACTATGGAAGAGATAACTGAGTTTACACAGAAGATAAGCAGAATGAATAAG gTATTAGAATATAGGGAATCATCTTCCGGTAACGATTATGACAACGTTATGGTTATGGATCATACTATAGGGAAGATATCTGACCGGAATGATCCTGCTGTAGAGGAAGTTGATAAGACTGTAAAGATAGAAACTCTTGAGATACCTGCACCAGTTAAAGGAGATAAAAAGAAATGTGAAG AAAATAGAGAATCATCTTCCTGTAATAAATATGACAACGTTACGGAATGGACCAAACATATAGGGGAAATAGCTGACCGTGGTGACCCCACTCTCAAGGAGGTAAATAAGCCAGTCACCAAAGCACCACATGGGATACTCACAATAGTTAACAAAGATCAAAGTAAATGTGAAG AATATATAGAATTATCCCCAGGTCACAAATATGATAACGTTACGGATTGGACCAAACATATAGGGGAAATATCTGACCGTGATGATACAGCTCTCAGAGAAGTAGATAAGACAGGCAACATAGGAGCACATGGGAAACGCAAAACAGTAAGCGAACAGCAAAGGAAATttgatg AAGTAAGACATCTGATTGAAG attcgATAGCAGAACTTTTTGAAAGCTCAGTGCCAAGAAAAGATGTTG GTTTACATCCAGAAAGAGTCTTCAATAGGGAATATTTTTCTAGAAAGACAATGACGATGAGGAATAAACGATTGGTTATTATGAAACCGGTCATCAGTTTCGACATTTGA
- the LOC143054567 gene encoding uncharacterized protein LOC143054567 isoform X4, translating into MSDLVPKEYLRLFKCLLDTAAGIVCAFTHDKLLSSYEGSFQKYLEDKKHFFFHQWQGTQSPCCDCSSDGCTFQMICAMESWMFKILFMETTMGKTSHILKHGEGKQQKCIHKYAALNIKIDNLDICPLNYILRTTCILSTQEQAALELIEEKRNTLCQAWSAKCLSTAQLSNIWNDLERSILCLTNPYLVKIITDQITVIKSCDITMEEITEFTQKISRMNKVLEYRESSSGNDYDNVMVMDHTIGKISDRNDPAVEEVDKTVKIETLEIPAPVKGDKKKCEENRESSSCNRYDNVTEWTKHIGEIADRDDPALKEVNKPVTKALHGILTIVNKDQSKCEENRESSSCNKYDNVTEWTKHIGEIADRGDPTLKEVNKPVTKAPHGILTIVNKDQSKCEEYIELSPGHKYDNVTDWTKHIGEISDRDDTALREVDKTGNIGAHGKRKTVSEQQRKFDDSIAELFESSVPRKDVGLHPERVFNREYFSRKTMTMRNKRLVIMKPVISFDI; encoded by the exons ATGAGTGACCTTGTACCCAAAGAATATCTGCGGCTCTTCAAATGTTTACTTGATACAGCAGCAGGGATCGTGTGTGCATTCACCCATGACAAACTTCTATCAAGTTATGAGGGAAGTTTCCAAAAATATCTTGAAGACAAAAAACATTTCTTCTTTCATCAATGGCAGGGAACACAATCTCCTTGTTGTGATTGTTCATCTGATGGATgtacatttcaaatgatttgtgcAATGGAAAGTTGGATGTTCAAAATTTTGTTCATGGAGACCACCATGGGAAAGACGAGTCACATTTTAAAACATGGAGAGGGAAAACAGCAGAAATGTATTCATAAATATGCAGCCTTAAACATTAAAATCGATAACTTAGATATATGTCCACTGAATTACATTTTACGAACTACATGCATTTTGTCAACACAAGAACAGGCTGCCTTGGAATTGATCGAGGAAAAAAGAAATACCTTATGCCAAGCTTGGTCAGCCAAATGTTTGTCTACAGCTCAACTATCAAATATATGGAACGACCTGGAAAGATCTATTCTGTGTTTAACAAATCCATATCTAGTGAAAATTATAACAGATCAAATTACAGTCATCAAATCATGCGATATTACTATGGAAGAGATAACTGAGTTTACACAGAAGATAAGCAGAATGAATAAG gTATTAGAATATAGGGAATCATCTTCCGGTAACGATTATGACAACGTTATGGTTATGGATCATACTATAGGGAAGATATCTGACCGGAATGATCCTGCTGTAGAGGAAGTTGATAAGACTGTAAAGATAGAAACTCTTGAGATACCTGCACCAGTTAAAGGAGATAAAAAGAAATGTGAAG AAAATAGAGAATCGTCTTCCTGTAATAGATATGACAACGTTACGGAATGGACCAAACATATAGGGGAAATAGCTGACCGTGATGACCCCGCTCTCAAGGAGGTAAATAAGCCAGTCACCAAAGCACTACATGGGATACTCACAATAGTTAACAAAGATCAAAGTAAATGTGAAG AAAATAGAGAATCATCTTCCTGTAATAAATATGACAACGTTACGGAATGGACCAAACATATAGGGGAAATAGCTGACCGTGGTGACCCCACTCTCAAGGAGGTAAATAAGCCAGTCACCAAAGCACCACATGGGATACTCACAATAGTTAACAAAGATCAAAGTAAATGTGAAG AATATATAGAATTATCCCCAGGTCACAAATATGATAACGTTACGGATTGGACCAAACATATAGGGGAAATATCTGACCGTGATGATACAGCTCTCAGAGAAGTAGATAAGACAGGCAACATAGGAGCACATGGGAAACGCAAAACAGTAAGCGAACAGCAAAGGAAATttgatg attcgATAGCAGAACTTTTTGAAAGCTCAGTGCCAAGAAAAGATGTTG GTTTACATCCAGAAAGAGTCTTCAATAGGGAATATTTTTCTAGAAAGACAATGACGATGAGGAATAAACGATTGGTTATTATGAAACCGGTCATCAGTTTCGACATTTGA
- the LOC143054567 gene encoding uncharacterized protein LOC143054567 isoform X3 has translation MSDLVPKEYLRLFKCLLDTAAGIVCAFTHDKLLSSYEGSFQKYLEDKKHFFFHQWQGTQSPCCDCSSDGCTFQMICAMESWMFKILFMETTMGKTSHILKHGEGKQQKCIHKYAALNIKIDNLDICPLNYILRTTCILSTQEQAALELIEEKRNTLCQAWSAKCLSTAQLSNIWNDLERSILCLTNPYLVKIITDQITVIKSCDITMEEITEFTQKISRMNKVLEYRESSSGNDYDNVMVMDHTIGKISDRNDPAVEEVDKTVKIETLEIPAPVKGDKKKCEENRESSSCNRYDNVTEWTKHIGEIADRDDPALKEVNKPVTKALHGILTIVNKDQKNRESSSCNKYDNVTEWTKHIGEIADRGDPTLKEVNKPVTKAPHGILTIVNKDQSKCEEYIELSPGHKYDNVTDWTKHIGEISDRDDTALREVDKTGNIGAHGKRKTVSEQQRKFDEVRHLIEDSIAELFESSVPRKDVGLHPERVFNREYFSRKTMTMRNKRLVIMKPVISFDI, from the exons ATGAGTGACCTTGTACCCAAAGAATATCTGCGGCTCTTCAAATGTTTACTTGATACAGCAGCAGGGATCGTGTGTGCATTCACCCATGACAAACTTCTATCAAGTTATGAGGGAAGTTTCCAAAAATATCTTGAAGACAAAAAACATTTCTTCTTTCATCAATGGCAGGGAACACAATCTCCTTGTTGTGATTGTTCATCTGATGGATgtacatttcaaatgatttgtgcAATGGAAAGTTGGATGTTCAAAATTTTGTTCATGGAGACCACCATGGGAAAGACGAGTCACATTTTAAAACATGGAGAGGGAAAACAGCAGAAATGTATTCATAAATATGCAGCCTTAAACATTAAAATCGATAACTTAGATATATGTCCACTGAATTACATTTTACGAACTACATGCATTTTGTCAACACAAGAACAGGCTGCCTTGGAATTGATCGAGGAAAAAAGAAATACCTTATGCCAAGCTTGGTCAGCCAAATGTTTGTCTACAGCTCAACTATCAAATATATGGAACGACCTGGAAAGATCTATTCTGTGTTTAACAAATCCATATCTAGTGAAAATTATAACAGATCAAATTACAGTCATCAAATCATGCGATATTACTATGGAAGAGATAACTGAGTTTACACAGAAGATAAGCAGAATGAATAAG gTATTAGAATATAGGGAATCATCTTCCGGTAACGATTATGACAACGTTATGGTTATGGATCATACTATAGGGAAGATATCTGACCGGAATGATCCTGCTGTAGAGGAAGTTGATAAGACTGTAAAGATAGAAACTCTTGAGATACCTGCACCAGTTAAAGGAGATAAAAAGAAATGTGAAG AAAATAGAGAATCGTCTTCCTGTAATAGATATGACAACGTTACGGAATGGACCAAACATATAGGGGAAATAGCTGACCGTGATGACCCCGCTCTCAAGGAGGTAAATAAGCCAGTCACCAAAGCACTACATGGGATACTCACAATAGTTAACAAAGATCAAA AAAATAGAGAATCATCTTCCTGTAATAAATATGACAACGTTACGGAATGGACCAAACATATAGGGGAAATAGCTGACCGTGGTGACCCCACTCTCAAGGAGGTAAATAAGCCAGTCACCAAAGCACCACATGGGATACTCACAATAGTTAACAAAGATCAAAGTAAATGTGAAG AATATATAGAATTATCCCCAGGTCACAAATATGATAACGTTACGGATTGGACCAAACATATAGGGGAAATATCTGACCGTGATGATACAGCTCTCAGAGAAGTAGATAAGACAGGCAACATAGGAGCACATGGGAAACGCAAAACAGTAAGCGAACAGCAAAGGAAATttgatg AAGTAAGACATCTGATTGAAG attcgATAGCAGAACTTTTTGAAAGCTCAGTGCCAAGAAAAGATGTTG GTTTACATCCAGAAAGAGTCTTCAATAGGGAATATTTTTCTAGAAAGACAATGACGATGAGGAATAAACGATTGGTTATTATGAAACCGGTCATCAGTTTCGACATTTGA
- the LOC143054567 gene encoding uncharacterized protein LOC143054567 isoform X2, whose translation MSDLVPKEYLRLFKCLLDTAAGIVCAFTHDKLLSSYEGSFQKYLEDKKHFFFHQWQGTQSPCCDCSSDGCTFQMICAMESWMFKILFMETTMGKTSHILKHGEGKQQKCIHKYAALNIKIDNLDICPLNYILRTTCILSTQEQAALELIEEKRNTLCQAWSAKCLSTAQLSNIWNDLERSILCLTNPYLVKIITDQITVIKSCDITMEEITEFTQKISRMNKVLEYRESSSGNDYDNVMVMDHTIGKISDRNDPAVEEVDKTVKIETLEIPAPVKGDKKKCEENRESSSCNRYDNVTEWTKHIGEIADRDDPALKEVNKPVTKALHGILTIVNKDQSKCEENRESSSCNKYDNVTEWTKHIGEIADRGDPTLKEVNKPVTKAPHGILTIVNKDQKYIELSPGHKYDNVTDWTKHIGEISDRDDTALREVDKTGNIGAHGKRKTVSEQQRKFDEVRHLIEDSIAELFESSVPRKDVGLHPERVFNREYFSRKTMTMRNKRLVIMKPVISFDI comes from the exons ATGAGTGACCTTGTACCCAAAGAATATCTGCGGCTCTTCAAATGTTTACTTGATACAGCAGCAGGGATCGTGTGTGCATTCACCCATGACAAACTTCTATCAAGTTATGAGGGAAGTTTCCAAAAATATCTTGAAGACAAAAAACATTTCTTCTTTCATCAATGGCAGGGAACACAATCTCCTTGTTGTGATTGTTCATCTGATGGATgtacatttcaaatgatttgtgcAATGGAAAGTTGGATGTTCAAAATTTTGTTCATGGAGACCACCATGGGAAAGACGAGTCACATTTTAAAACATGGAGAGGGAAAACAGCAGAAATGTATTCATAAATATGCAGCCTTAAACATTAAAATCGATAACTTAGATATATGTCCACTGAATTACATTTTACGAACTACATGCATTTTGTCAACACAAGAACAGGCTGCCTTGGAATTGATCGAGGAAAAAAGAAATACCTTATGCCAAGCTTGGTCAGCCAAATGTTTGTCTACAGCTCAACTATCAAATATATGGAACGACCTGGAAAGATCTATTCTGTGTTTAACAAATCCATATCTAGTGAAAATTATAACAGATCAAATTACAGTCATCAAATCATGCGATATTACTATGGAAGAGATAACTGAGTTTACACAGAAGATAAGCAGAATGAATAAG gTATTAGAATATAGGGAATCATCTTCCGGTAACGATTATGACAACGTTATGGTTATGGATCATACTATAGGGAAGATATCTGACCGGAATGATCCTGCTGTAGAGGAAGTTGATAAGACTGTAAAGATAGAAACTCTTGAGATACCTGCACCAGTTAAAGGAGATAAAAAGAAATGTGAAG AAAATAGAGAATCGTCTTCCTGTAATAGATATGACAACGTTACGGAATGGACCAAACATATAGGGGAAATAGCTGACCGTGATGACCCCGCTCTCAAGGAGGTAAATAAGCCAGTCACCAAAGCACTACATGGGATACTCACAATAGTTAACAAAGATCAAAGTAAATGTGAAG AAAATAGAGAATCATCTTCCTGTAATAAATATGACAACGTTACGGAATGGACCAAACATATAGGGGAAATAGCTGACCGTGGTGACCCCACTCTCAAGGAGGTAAATAAGCCAGTCACCAAAGCACCACATGGGATACTCACAATAGTTAACAAAGATCAAA AATATATAGAATTATCCCCAGGTCACAAATATGATAACGTTACGGATTGGACCAAACATATAGGGGAAATATCTGACCGTGATGATACAGCTCTCAGAGAAGTAGATAAGACAGGCAACATAGGAGCACATGGGAAACGCAAAACAGTAAGCGAACAGCAAAGGAAATttgatg AAGTAAGACATCTGATTGAAG attcgATAGCAGAACTTTTTGAAAGCTCAGTGCCAAGAAAAGATGTTG GTTTACATCCAGAAAGAGTCTTCAATAGGGAATATTTTTCTAGAAAGACAATGACGATGAGGAATAAACGATTGGTTATTATGAAACCGGTCATCAGTTTCGACATTTGA
- the LOC143054567 gene encoding uncharacterized protein LOC143054567 isoform X1, protein MSDLVPKEYLRLFKCLLDTAAGIVCAFTHDKLLSSYEGSFQKYLEDKKHFFFHQWQGTQSPCCDCSSDGCTFQMICAMESWMFKILFMETTMGKTSHILKHGEGKQQKCIHKYAALNIKIDNLDICPLNYILRTTCILSTQEQAALELIEEKRNTLCQAWSAKCLSTAQLSNIWNDLERSILCLTNPYLVKIITDQITVIKSCDITMEEITEFTQKISRMNKVLEYRESSSGNDYDNVMVMDHTIGKISDRNDPAVEEVDKTVKIETLEIPAPVKGDKKKCEENRESSSCNRYDNVTEWTKHIGEIADRDDPALKEVNKPVTKALHGILTIVNKDQSKCEENRESSSCNKYDNVTEWTKHIGEIADRGDPTLKEVNKPVTKAPHGILTIVNKDQSKCEEYIELSPGHKYDNVTDWTKHIGEISDRDDTALREVDKTGNIGAHGKRKTVSEQQRKFDEVRHLIEDSIAELFESSVPRKDVGLHPERVFNREYFSRKTMTMRNKRLVIMKPVISFDI, encoded by the exons ATGAGTGACCTTGTACCCAAAGAATATCTGCGGCTCTTCAAATGTTTACTTGATACAGCAGCAGGGATCGTGTGTGCATTCACCCATGACAAACTTCTATCAAGTTATGAGGGAAGTTTCCAAAAATATCTTGAAGACAAAAAACATTTCTTCTTTCATCAATGGCAGGGAACACAATCTCCTTGTTGTGATTGTTCATCTGATGGATgtacatttcaaatgatttgtgcAATGGAAAGTTGGATGTTCAAAATTTTGTTCATGGAGACCACCATGGGAAAGACGAGTCACATTTTAAAACATGGAGAGGGAAAACAGCAGAAATGTATTCATAAATATGCAGCCTTAAACATTAAAATCGATAACTTAGATATATGTCCACTGAATTACATTTTACGAACTACATGCATTTTGTCAACACAAGAACAGGCTGCCTTGGAATTGATCGAGGAAAAAAGAAATACCTTATGCCAAGCTTGGTCAGCCAAATGTTTGTCTACAGCTCAACTATCAAATATATGGAACGACCTGGAAAGATCTATTCTGTGTTTAACAAATCCATATCTAGTGAAAATTATAACAGATCAAATTACAGTCATCAAATCATGCGATATTACTATGGAAGAGATAACTGAGTTTACACAGAAGATAAGCAGAATGAATAAG gTATTAGAATATAGGGAATCATCTTCCGGTAACGATTATGACAACGTTATGGTTATGGATCATACTATAGGGAAGATATCTGACCGGAATGATCCTGCTGTAGAGGAAGTTGATAAGACTGTAAAGATAGAAACTCTTGAGATACCTGCACCAGTTAAAGGAGATAAAAAGAAATGTGAAG AAAATAGAGAATCGTCTTCCTGTAATAGATATGACAACGTTACGGAATGGACCAAACATATAGGGGAAATAGCTGACCGTGATGACCCCGCTCTCAAGGAGGTAAATAAGCCAGTCACCAAAGCACTACATGGGATACTCACAATAGTTAACAAAGATCAAAGTAAATGTGAAG AAAATAGAGAATCATCTTCCTGTAATAAATATGACAACGTTACGGAATGGACCAAACATATAGGGGAAATAGCTGACCGTGGTGACCCCACTCTCAAGGAGGTAAATAAGCCAGTCACCAAAGCACCACATGGGATACTCACAATAGTTAACAAAGATCAAAGTAAATGTGAAG AATATATAGAATTATCCCCAGGTCACAAATATGATAACGTTACGGATTGGACCAAACATATAGGGGAAATATCTGACCGTGATGATACAGCTCTCAGAGAAGTAGATAAGACAGGCAACATAGGAGCACATGGGAAACGCAAAACAGTAAGCGAACAGCAAAGGAAATttgatg AAGTAAGACATCTGATTGAAG attcgATAGCAGAACTTTTTGAAAGCTCAGTGCCAAGAAAAGATGTTG GTTTACATCCAGAAAGAGTCTTCAATAGGGAATATTTTTCTAGAAAGACAATGACGATGAGGAATAAACGATTGGTTATTATGAAACCGGTCATCAGTTTCGACATTTGA